From the genome of Nocardioides sp.:
CGGACGGCCGCTGACCTGCCTTGATGGTCGTCACCAGGCTGTGGACGGGAAAAACGTAGGCTGTGCCGGTGAGTTCTGATCCGTACGACGCCACGCCGGTCGCCGCGTTGCGGCGGATCGCCTTCTTGATGGAGCGCCAACGCGAGGAATCTCGCCGGATCGAGGCCTTCCGCAACGCCGCGCGGGTGATCTTGCCGCTGGACACGGACGAAGTGGCCGCGCGCGCCGCGGGCGGCACCCTGACCCAGTTGGCCGGGATCGGGCCGAGCACGGCAGCCGTCATTGCCGATGTCGTAGCCGGTCGAGTGCCTGATCGGCTCTCCAAACTGGAGCAGACCGCCGGGCCGTTGGCTCCCGGAGGGCGAGAGTTGCGCGCGAAACTGCGCGGAGATCTGCACTCCCACTCGGACTGGTCCGATGGTGGCTCGCCGATCGAGGAGATGGCGTTCACGGCGCTGGAACTGGGTCACGAATACCTCGTACTGACCGACCACTCGCCGCGGCTCAAGGTCGCCCGCGGACTCAGCGCCGAGCGTCTGGCCCGACAACTCGACGTCATCGAGGCCGTCAACGACCATCTGGACGGAGGCTTCACGTTGCTCAAGGGCATCGAGGTCGACATCCTCGA
Proteins encoded in this window:
- a CDS encoding PHP domain-containing protein, yielding MSSDPYDATPVAALRRIAFLMERQREESRRIEAFRNAARVILPLDTDEVAARAAGGTLTQLAGIGPSTAAVIADVVAGRVPDRLSKLEQTAGPLAPGGRELRAKLRGDLHSHSDWSDGGSPIEEMAFTALELGHEYLVLTDHSPRLKVARGLSAERLARQLDVIEAVNDHLDGGFTLLKGIEVDIL